The DNA sequence gagcGTCATAACCTCCTGTTCCattaccagagactgctcggggAAGGACCCCAATAAACTGGGGCGGGCGAGACCCGAAtttgtaacccttttctattgtgagcaGCACCCATTCTGAAATATTTGggagaagtttccattctgccagaaaatttactaagggaaccagtctctcgagactggcctctggtgttttttgagcacttaaCTCGGCGCCCTGAAACGGCGAACCGGCAAGGAACAGCCGAATCAAGTGATGACCGGCCCTCCTCGGAGGGTCAGTGgagaccgctgcgccctgaagcacactgggtggcagggttagcagaacggccccctgagggcgccAAAGAGGGATGGGTACCAAGTATTTTAATACCCGACCCTCTCTGGAGGGGGCTGCCCTCCAATGTCCCTCGCCACTGGCATCAGGACCTCTTCGAAGCCTTCTTGGTGATAATTACAGTCCGCAGATCTGTGTTACCCCACAAAGACTTCAGCTGTGTCGCCTGTCCCTGTCCCCAAGCTTTCtgcgggggagcacgggtggcgACACTTTCTTTGGATGAACGGTCAGACCAGTGCCCTGAAACGGCGAGCCGGCAGGGAACATCTGAACTGACCGCTCTACAACCCTCCTCTTTCTTGGAGGAACACTGGAAACCACTGCGCCCTGAAACACACGAcaggcagggttggcagaacggtctcctttattttcttttaaattcctcagaatttaatgtatttcaatgtattcaatatttcatttaatcctcaaattaaatgcagccagattttttttttttttttttttttttgaacaggcTGAATATATTTAGAATACAAAAAAGAATTATAGCTCGTAATAATTCGCAAGGTATTttagggaaagagagaaagggaaacTCCCGTCTACTCAGTTCCCTCCAAATatgaatacatatatatatatatataaaattacggACACGTGATCTATGCGCAGCCTCGGCAAACGCGAGACCCGAGCCGTATATTCTCTCTTACAGACTTAATCTACGCGCTGCCTCGGCAACGCGAGATCCGAGCTATATATTCTTTAACGAAAACTCAATCCACGCGCTGCCTCGGCAAGCGCGAGATCCGAGCCTTGCGTTAGACTTTTATTCCCTCGAGAATAAAGCCAACAGGAGTGGAGCTAAAAAACTCCCGCTAGTGCATGCTTCTCTTCgggacatttttatgaatgaacactgCTCACTGTCAGTTGTGAGCTGAcgtgcatgctccactcccagcAAACAACACATAAACCGCGTGTATCTCCACTCGCTTTATAGTGTAGCACAGGGGGAAACGCGATTCAAACTGCTGTTCACTATTGATTTGTTATAAACGTGTGATTTTTGAAACACGATATGTGTGTGAGGTAGCGAGTCCTCAGATCGATATCACAATATCcacctcctcagagctggacatGTGAAATACCGGTGCCTCAATccgggggaagaaaccgcagagcgTGCTTCCACCTGGGAGACGGCACTGAACCTGGCAGGTAAGGGCAGAGAAAGGGCGGCGCCCGTCTCTAATCCCTCTGTCAGATCCCATTGTGAACCCCACGAATGGAGCCTCCGCTCTGTCTCAGCAGAAGCGGGACCCGATCCGCGGGGAACACAGGAACACAGTGTTCTGAGAGTGAGTTTTTTCGCCATAATAcgtgtcttttttatatatataaatatatggattgGTGTGAGatactcttgtcctcagacgaaGAGATTGTGACTTGTTTATGTAATAAGACAAagaacaccaaataagacacacgataacacagagcgcttgctaaagacaacagaagctagcgttctttgttctgggtatgctttatagtttcctggtccgtgacgtcacccgcctctgacgtctcgtctcatcattggttagatacaagagtgcttcacgacgcaatcacgcagaaggttcccataacgtcatatgacgtagcgtcgacagttcccatgaaagggaaccaTATCCTCCTTCTCAAAGCTAAACGTTTAAAGACATGTGTAACAATGTGAGGACATCATTGTTGTCTTGCATTGTTCTCACAGAACATCTGTGAATATTTGAAAAGGAACtgatgactaaaactgaaactaaaaccactTTTAGCTGcacttgtattttaaaattaatgaatcCGAGAGGACTGCAAAATAATCAGTACTATATTTTGTTCCATGTGAAATCCAGCAATATTTTTATGTAGACTTGCTAACTGTTCTTCACTGTCATTGATGTCAGCAGTTGAAATTATACATGaagacagacacaaacacactgatCACTGACTCCATCAGGTTTAGAATAATATTGTTACTTGAGagcactttatattaggtgtctttaactaccgtactaatatttaaattaatcatttgatacaatgcacttatcgTATACATagatgtttttacattatacttatatttaaaaaaataaatacaccgTTGACCCTTCCCCTACCTCTTAactcacccttaaacctacccataccaccaaaccggtccctaaccttacccgtatccaaTCTCAGTAGAAGAAAAAGTGTTttcaatacaacatgaacacaataagtacattgatatttttgatgtaagtacatctAAGTACATGTAgattaaagacacctaatataaagtgtgaccaatttttattttaataaaataaaaagaggcATAAGGAATACAAAATCAGCCATAAAGTGAGCAAAATATCATGCACAACTAGACTGTACAGTAATTATAcagattattaatgtttattataaacttttacataatgatcaaataaaaaaaatagcctgGCACTTCTGGCAACTCATGAACTATAAAAAAGGACGTTTACAAATCTTAGCAACAAATCAAGATCAGAATCATAATGTGTTTGGAACAAGATGAGCCAGATtatcttgctgttttttttcatgGTTCACAGACTTATGTATCTTGTAACTTCTCTTGTATATTATACTATCTCTGTCTGCTCCATCTGGTTGATCATGTGTTGTATACTGACTGTATACTTGTATACATTTGTGTTCATGTTATCTATCAACTTTATGTAAAGCGTCCTTGGATCCTTGAAAGGCACTATATCAATAAAAGATATTATTAGTATCATTATCATGGTAATTGTCTAAGCAGACAtattttctttcactttctcAGAAGTGTGATTGAATGAAAAATGAAGGATGCTTTTTCACATGTTTCTCAGTGgttatataaaatatcttacATATTCTATATGTTTAGGCTTTATTTGGATTTTAATTTAGCTTAAATCATAATGAGTTTCACAAATCTGAACTCTTATAATAAAACACTTCAATTGCATTTAGCAATTAGTGATGAGTTCCATTTCCATCAGCAGTCCACATACTGTGAGTCTTACTGACTAAATAAAGCAAACTGGCTTTATCTTCCAGTCATAAATACTGTATAGCTAAATATAACCAAAATAACTATGATATAAGTATAACCAGTGGACAGAGAGCTGACAGATGTGGTATATATAACTTAAGTGATCAGTACAAAATGACCTATAAATGCAACTTGCTAACAATTATTCTGttcttaaaacaaaacaaataaataaacaaacaaacatacaaataaacaaagaaataatacaattattgaATAGATAAAAATTGCCATTACTGTATTAAAAGTATGtgataaattttatttttattctgtatcAGTAGAGAGTTTAATATAATGCTTTCCAAAGCGTAAATGTAAGTGAAGTTGCAGAAAACACACAGCTGCATAACACTCTCTCCGGTAACTGTGATGACTTGAAACAACTAATTCGACCGGTTGATTAACATTAGgaatttttagttttacttcCTCTCAGCTCTAATAGCTGATCTAATCACAGTGTGACGTAATCACACAatttcactctctttctcttcagCATCACCGCCTTAAATGACTTGCCAGGTTTATTAAGGAATTTGCAGCAGGTCAAAAACTTCATGGTAAAGCCACTAATTTACTGCGAGCATTTCAGAAATGCAATTTTAATCATTCACTTCACTTACGGAAACACTTTACATACAATAAAGAAAACCTCACAACAAACAACCACAAAAACTCTTTCCCATCAGAAAAAATTTCATAACAATGACAGAGGAAGTATGATGCTTTTCAGAGAAACAGAATGTCGTCATAAACACCTTCAGAAGGTGAAGATGCAGACTGTCTCCAGCGATCACAGATCTCAACATCCCTCAGCTCTCGGATGGACCTCGATCACTTTCCAGATTTAGCAGCTGCTGTAAATGATATAAAAGCAAGAGAGAGCACCTACAGATACAACAGTGAGACATCACAAGCTCATCTACATCATGATCTTCACCATCACCTGCCTTGCCCTGGTGGCCTCTGCTCTGGGTAAGTGTCTTCTTTAGAAGTTTGCAAGAAAAGTGATgggtgaatatatatatttagaaaatgCAAAACCTAAATAAAGAGCTTCATTCTTGTGTCATGAACTTCTGTTCTTTATCAACAGGTTGTGGAGTGCCGGCGATTAAGCCACAGACGATTGGTAGCAGGATTGTGAACGGACAGAATGCCATCTCTGGTTCTTGGCCCTGGCAGGTCTCTCTCCAGGTAACTGTGTATTGGCCAGCTTTTATCATGCATTTGCCTGATTTGTTCAAAGAGTATATGTCATGTTTTCAATGCTTTTACCTCTGAAACAGCTGCCCAACGGAATCCACTTCTGCGGTGGATCCCTGATCAATCAGAACTGGGTTCTCACTGCTGCTCACTGTGGTGTCGTGTAAGAGTCATTCAACAATGACATTGCGTTGCTGAAACTTGCGTCTCCAGTTGTCTTCACTCCCCGTATCTCTCCTGTATGTCTGGCTCCATCAACCATCAACATCCTGCCTGGAACCCGCTGCTTCACCACTGGATGGGGCAAAACTGCCACCACATGTAAGTCGCCTGTTAGACAAAGACAAATTGTAAAAATTACTTATCTGTCCTTTCTGAtgttttcttctcttttgtCAGCGAGTCCTCTGATCCTGCAGCAGACAGGTCTGCCCATCACGAGTCCTGCTGTGTGCAGGCAGATCTGGGGTCAGAGCAGAATCACTGATGCCATGATCTGTGCTGGAGCCTCTGGATCCTCATCTTGCCAGGTATATGAAGACAGATCAAGACAAACACATTCCCACATCAATGTTGCTGTTGTTTCAATctcaaatgtgtgtttgtgtctgtgtgtttcccACAGGGTGATTCTGGTGGTCCTCTGGTGTGTGAGAGTAAAGGGGTCTGGTCTCTGGTGGGGTCTGTGTCCTGGGGCACCAGCACTTGTAACACTCTTTACCCAGTAGTATACGCCCGCATCTCCCAACTGCGCTCCTGGATCGACAAGACTATCGCTTCCAACTAGAGCGTCAGTCTGAGCATTTACCCTTCAAAGGAGGCAAAAGCAGATTTTACTCATTAATCTGTATTGCAGTTGGTCCTTGTTGATGGTCTTTTTGTTTCTGACTTTTGGTCTTGTGTCAGTCTGGGCTCCAGTGACCTGCCTGTTAtgttactgttttgtttttgcttcatgttacatgttacagttttatacaaataatgacaaattttcaataaaatgaaatgaatacaaTAAATTGTAATGAGGAGTGTAATCATTTGTCTGAACTTAAAACATAAGTTACCATAATCCACATAAAGTACtgcaaacaaaatgaaatgttttcctttaaaataagtagttttaaaacatatatttaaatttttaaacagtGTTCCACtttcacaggaacaaatgacaGACAACAGTGTTGCAATATTTGGGTTATCAGATGTTCTCACCTTTACAGACAAATTATTTGCCAAAGGTTATGAAATGCAGATGATGTTCTCTCACCACCAAACATACAGGCATGAGGACTGATAAAGCCATAAAAATTCCTTCTGATCACATGTTGAAAATTTCTTTGGTATTCACTTTTGTAGACATGCCAAGATGATACAGATCAATCTGTTTAATTTCTCTATCCATGGTGCTGAAACCTGTGTGATGTCTTCTATCAGAAGCCAAAGAGGTCCAGATACAAACTGGAGAGAAACCCGTTGAAAGGGTTCCATTAGAATGTGACAAACTCTGATGTTCCATATTCTTATTCAGACAATCACTAAAATTTCAGTCACAGCACAAGTCATGTTCTCTTATGTAATGCTAAATAATTCTGATTGCAGATTTAGCTGCTCTTTTATGAGCTCTACTTTTATGACTGTTATTCTACTGTAAGTGGATGACTTAGTAATACTCTgtttttcagatttataaaatTAGCTTATGACATAGTGTATCGTCATTTATAAATGGCAAAGATAAAACTGCATttcaaatacaataataatattctaccaaaaaaaacaaaaaaaaaccatatGACATcccaataaaattaaaatctatgTGTCATGTGCTTCACATTTTCGACAACAAGGACGTGAAAGAGACATGAGCACATGTTACTGTAGGTCACATGCTGCCAAAGCTTCATTGTGAGTTCATTTTAGACTAGGAAATACATATAAATTCAATTGTTCATCCAAATGTGTTTTCTAaagtttttgatcatttttaatgcacattttgtaAATTCAATAACTCAAATTCCAAAAAATCTGTGTGTTATGCATAAATGACAAAGTCCTTTTAGGGGACAGATTTTTCTATATAGCTGCTCTATTGTTTATTCCTGACAGTCAGTATAATAGTCTTTTTGCTTGTGTTTTAGGTTGATGTTAGTAAGTTTTATAGAAGACAGAGAGGAAAAGCTGTACCCTTTCCAGAAAGTATTGATGATAGTGATGGCAGTGCATCAGAAAATAAGGTCGTAGTAAGAAAGGAAGAAACTGAAGATGGAGGAGGATAGAAACAGTGAGGGTGATGGCAGAGATGAAGAATATAAGCCATAGATTGTTGTGAAAGTCAAGCATTTTGGTACATTTTCCTATGCCAGTTTGGAAGATGTGATCCATACTACAACCAGAGGTCAGGAAAGATGGCCTCACTGCACTGACAAACAAATGCTCCTAAAATGATGACTAAACAGGACAAAATTGAGCTACATGTGGAAAGTGTGggctacactgaaaaaaaagagtCTTGTTGATTTTCACTTGTGCTACAATCATTGATTTggacaagaaagaaaaaatgttaaagattgttttaattttttttttttttttttttttttttacactaagaCATGGTTCCACTATTTTCCAGGCAGCAAAGTTGCACTGACTTTGAGGggggaaaattacatttttagctttgtttaaattcaaactgttcatTTTGATGTACAGAATGAGCAGTAGCTGGAACATTATGACATTAAATAAAGATATGTAAAGTTTGGCACCTCCACTGGTGACAGAAACTCAATGATGTCCAGCAATCTACagtgtttttaattaagtttctTCCTTGGtgatgactaaaactgaaactaaaaccactTTTAGCTGcacttgtattttaaaatgaatgaatctgaGAGGACTGCACAATAATTAGTACTATATTTTGTGCCATGTGAAATCCAACAATAGTTTTATGTAGACTTGCAAACTGTTCTTCACTGTCATTGATGTCAGCAGTTGAAATTATACATGaagacagacacaaacacactgatCACTGACTCCATCAGGTTTAGAATAATATTGTTACTTGAGagcactttatattaggtgtctttaactactatgtactaatatttaaattaatcatttgatacaatgcatttATTGTCACGATCTGTGGTGGTAGATGAGTGCACAACAAAGTAGTCAAGTGAAAATAGTCTTTATTACTAACAAAAAACACAAGGAACAGGAGAAAATCCAGAAGATGACACATCCACATCCACATCCACATCCACATCCACATCCACATCCACATCCACATCCACATCCACATCCacgtaacacaaattaacacaGGACAAAGAACTAATCAAACTGAGGGCTTATATACCCAAACTAAGGAGTtgattaacaagacacacctgaactgagGACACTAAttaatcagtaaccaaggagGCAAACAAGCAGGCAAACAAGGAAAACTAAACTAATTAACAAACTAGAAAACGTGACACTTATTGTGCACATACACGTTTTTACATtatacttaaataaaaaaaaataaaaaaaatccagcatgtagttacatctgtaattaatttctataattagggcccgagcaccgatggtgtgaggatcctattgtaattgctcagtcaattattcttcttctccgaaatgaattgcatttttgagggcctaaacatgccgaaaactcatgaaactttgcacacgcgtcagaagtggtgaaaatttacgtctgatatgggtttcagaattacgtgtggcaaaatggctcgatagcgccacctacaaaaaaaaattgaaattgaaattaagCGCCTTTCGCACTACGTATCATGTActggtatgaaattcggtagactcatgtaacagcccaatacctacaaaaaggTCCCTGGGtgtaaaatctgaaaacccaacaggaagtgagatatttagaattttctttgccaaatttttgcagtttttctcatttccagacgttgtactttaacgaactcctcctagagattttatcagataaacatcatatttagTCAGCCTAATCTACAGgcctttgtgacgttaaattgtgaagatccagagttttcgctgaaggatGTGTCTGTGGCTGCCTGACAAATTTCGGTATTTCGccttgaaacaggaagttgttgtaactcggcattacaatgtccgatctgctccaaacttcacaggTTTGATAATAGttctggcctgaagacatctacatgccaatattcagttacagtcatagcgccacctgctgacaacaggaaatggcatgctttgcactataattcactcccagaaacacatttgtataGGCCATGAAGTGCCAaaaatgctagaaacatgttaaatcatgcaacacttggctaagtgctaaattATGTGATTAATGCCATGAAACAGGGaattgttgtaactcaggcatacaatgtctgatctgctccaaacctcacatgtttgataatagtcttggcctgaagacatctacatggcaatattcagttacagtcaaagtgccacctgttggcagcaggaagtgtggcactttgaaatgactttgccacaATTCTCCTGtttttactcgcttacatgcatatcgcccactgttcactgttttcctaaggccaacgggtggcaGTGAGctcgggtgcgagggccctttaatcgctgcttgcagctttaattacatctataattacactgttgatccTTTCCCTACCTCTTAactcacccttaaacctacccatacaaCCAAACCGGACCCTAACCTTACCAGTATCCAACCTCAGTAGAAGAAAAAGTGTTttcaatacaacatgaacacaataggtatatattgtacttatttttgatgtaagtacatagtagttaaagacacctaatataaagtgtgatcaaatgtttaataataccAAAAGAGGCATAAGGAATACAAAATCAGCCATAAAGTGAACAAGATATCATGCACAACTAGACTGTACAGTAATTATACAGATtatcaacatttattataaacttTGACATAATGATcaagttcaaaaaaaaaaaaaaaaaaaaaaaagcctggcACTTCTGGCAAGTCATGAACTTTAAAAAAGGAAGTTTACAAATCTTAGCAACAAATCAAGAGCAGAATCAGAATGTGTTTGGAACAAGATGAGCCAGATtatcttgctgtttttttttttttttttcacggtTCACAGAGTTATggtaattgtataaatattttaaaagcagtttaacatattttctttcactttctcAGAAGTGTGATTGAATGAAACAATGAAGGAGGCTTTTTCACATGTTTCTCAGtggttatgaaaaatatctcaCATATTCTATTGCGTTGCTCTTTCCAACCCCTGTGTACAAACTGATGGCAATACTTTATATTGTACACATAATTATGTTGACAACATTAAATGCTAGCTGTTTAGGCTTTATTTGGATTTGGATTTAGcttgaattaaataatttagaGTTTGACAAATCTGAACTCTtataataaaacacttaaaatgcatttagcaATTAGTGATAAATTCCATTACCATCAGCAGTCCACATACTGTGAGTCTTACTGACTAAATAAAGCAAACTGGCTTTATCTTCCAGTCATAAATACTGTATAGCTAAATATAACCAAAATAAGCATGATATAAGTATAAACAGAGGACAGAGAGCCGATAGATGTGGTATATAAAAGTGATCAGTACAAAATGACCTATAAATGCAACCTGCCAACAATAATTCTgttcttaaaaacaaacaaataaataaataaatacataaataaataaacataccaataaacaaagaaatgaaaatgaaaaaaaaaaaaaaaaaaatagatgaataaataaaaattgccaTTATTGTATTAAAAGTATGtgacaaatgttatttttagttttattttgtatcaGTAGAGAgtttaatataatgttttcCAAAGCGTAAATGTAAGTGAAGTTgcagaaaaacacacagttgCATAACACTCTCTCCGGTAACTGTGATGACTTGAAACAACTTATTCGACCGGTTGATTAACATAAAgaatttttagttttacttcCTCTCAGCTCTAATAGCTGATCTAATCACAGTGTGACGTAATCACACAatttcactctctttctcttcagCATCACTGGCTTAAATGACTTGCCAGGTTGATTAAGGAATTTGCAGCAGGTCAAAAACTTCATGGTAAAGCCACTAATTTACTGCGAGCATTTCAGAAATACTATTTTAATTATTCACTTCACTTACGGAAACACTTTACATACAATAAAGAAAACCTCACAACAAACAGCCACAAAAACTCTTTCCCATCAGAAAAATTTCATAACAATGACAGAGGAAGTATGATGCTTTTCAAAGAAACAAAGAATTCATAAACACCTTCAGAAGGTGCAGATGCAGATTGTCTCCAGCGATCACAGATCTCAACATTCCTCAGCTCTCAGGTTATTTGAGCTGCTGGGATGGACCTCCATCACTTCCCAGATTTAGCAGCTCCTGTAAATGATATAAAAGCAAGAGAGAGCACCTACAGATACAACAGTGAGACATCACAAGCTCATCTACATCATGATCTTCACCATCACCTGCCTTGCCCTGGTGGCCTCTGCTCTGGGTAAGTGTCTTCTTTAGAAGTTTGCAAGAAAAGTGATgggtgaatatatatatttacaaaatgcaAAACTCAAATAAAGAGCTTCATTCTTGTGTCATGAACTTCTGTTCTTTATCAACAGGTTGTGGAGTGCCACAGATTAAGCCACAGACGATTGGCAGCAGGATTGTGAACGGACAGAATGCCATCTCTGGTTCTTGGCCCTGGCAGGTCTCTCTCCAGGTAACTGTGTATTGGCCAGCTTTTATCATGCATTTGCCTGATTTGTTCAAAGAGTATATGTCATGTTTTCAATGCTTTTACTTCTGAAACAGCTGCCCAACGGATTCCACTTCTGCGGTGGATCCCTGATCAACCAGAACTGGGTTCTCACTGCTGCTCACTGCCGTGTCGTGTAAGAGTATTCAATCTGACAAACGTCACATACAATAGCGCTTAATAGGAGCTGTTCTTGTCTTTTAACAGTTAGTTTTGTCTTTACCTCTCTCTTTTCAGGGTCGGTTATCATCGTGTCATTCTTGGAGAACATGATCGTGGCTCCAGTGTTGAACCCATCCAGGTCAAACTAGTTTCCAAGGTAAAAATGTTGAATGACTTCAGAGATGAATATCAAAATTAGAGATCAactataaagtgctatataaataaatgtcactgCATTTAACGTAACAATAATAAAACCAAGAGATCACTGAAcaagaacaataaaaacagtacaaATAATATGCATTGTGAATGTTCATTATGAATccattattatcattttaaataactcGTTGTTTGAAAGTTTATCCAAACAAGAAGTTTCTTTAGATTGAAATAAGTGGGGAAATAGGTATTAGTCCAATTATCTCTAGTTCAGCGTTTGGTTCATGTCTGTCAGCATTGAAGTCATCTACATGCTAGTTTACTCTTAAAACTTGCCCaaataaatgtatgcatttaaAATTGAGCATAGGAAAGAAAATAACTGTCCCATATTCCCAAATGACCATTCATGCTGAAGGGAAGAAGGAAAAAGTGCATGAAAGGGTTACGAAGACAAGAATAAATGAAACATGCTTATATATTAGATTACCTTCTATAAAGTCAGCTTCCACTAGTAACAGTCTGTCTTTTTCTGTCCTTTCTGTATGGTCAGGTCATCACCCATCCGCTCTACAGCAGCACGACATCGAACAATGACATTGCGTTGCTGAAACTTGCGTCTCCAGTTGTCTTCACTCCCCGTATCTCTCCTGTATGTCTGGCTCCATCAACCATCAACATCCTGCCTGGAACCCGCTGCTTCACCACTGGATGGGGCAAAACTGCCACCACATGTAAGTCGCCT is a window from the Ctenopharyngodon idella isolate HZGC_01 chromosome 15, HZGC01, whole genome shotgun sequence genome containing:
- the LOC127495440 gene encoding chymotrypsin-like protease CTRL-1 isoform X3, whose protein sequence is MIFTITCLALVASALGCGVPQIKPQTIGSRIVNGQNAISGSWPWQVSLQLPNGFHFCGGSLINQNWVLTAAHCRVVVGYHRVILGEHDRGSSVEPIQVKLVSKVITHPLYSSTTSNNDIALLKLASPVVFTPRISPVCLAPSTINILPGTRCFTTGWGKTATTSSPPILQQTGLPITSPAVCRQIWGQSRITDAMICAGASGSSSCQGDSGGPLVCESKGVWSLVGSVSWGTSTCNTLYPAVYARISQLRSWIDKAIASN
- the LOC127495440 gene encoding chymotrypsin B-like isoform X1; this encodes MQNSNKELHSCVMNFCSLSTGCGVPQIKPQTIGSRIVNGQNAISGSWPWQVSLQLPNGFHFCGGSLINQNWVLTAAHCRVVVGYHRVILGEHDRGSSVEPIQVKLVSKVITHPLYSSTTSNNDIALLKLASPVVFTPRISPVCLAPSTINILPGTRCFTTGWGKTATTSSPPILQQTGLPITSPAVCRQIWGQSRITDAMICAGASGSSSCQGDSGGPLVCESKGVWSLVGSVSWGTSTCNTLYPAVYARISQLRSWIDKAIASN